In Necator americanus strain Aroian chromosome IV, whole genome shotgun sequence, the following proteins share a genomic window:
- a CDS encoding hypothetical protein (NECATOR_CHRIV.G17279.T1) — protein sequence MSTIGEGVLHWEEDGTVLSKEQKQFYEKNGFLLIRNCVPNYELERLKDRFRDLCQGKEVPPNMTVMRDVTIAKSEFVSGEKAITKVQDFQDDPVLFDYCQYKGVVDVVKDLIGTKNSNLLAMHTMLINKPPDSGKLTSRHPLHQDLHYFPFRPADFICCAWTAMERVNRANGCLVVVPGSHKGVLLPHEYPKWEGGVNKAYHGIQDYDPSTPRLHVEMEAGDTVFFHPILIHGSGANRTEGFRKAISCHYANDDLCRYIDVKNTTQEEMSKEIIDILKKRILKQGADADDMQVDYALGILWLGDNDGNTHMVVTSNSVVMRHLILLTLVSLVLGQDLTCRTTQFQYCQAMLSSGVGLNDTMSGQMFKDYTVLYNWFLYKWGLTPGSTTNMLNVCNQLEFFNGCMGQDRGCFAIQNLVGQTDLNNAFAIDGTLAMYQFNCGPGLNVLLHEGLSCAQLIINGYQNYLQACVTTYMSSITYDYNYGCKYVKNLMNCWSAPFNGGGQIPSPDCRRAGAADVWWACEANRVFSLNQFPNCGYTCDVQRQSALLESHLETHHKVENGVHFYKIPDYMGMVDGKITKVEGAWMNN from the exons ATGTCGACTATTGGTGAAGGAGTGCTGCATTGGGAAGAAGATGGTACAGTTTTATCcaaggaacaaaaacaattctacgaaaaaaatggatttttgcTAATCAGAAATTGTGTCCCCAACTATGAGTTGGAACGCTTGAAAGATAGATTCAGG GATCTTTGCCAAGGAAAAGAAGTGCCACCAAATATGACAGTGATGAGAGATGTGACCATTGCTAAATCGGAGTTTGTTAGCGGTGAGAAAGCAATCACCAAGGTCCAGGATTTTCAGGATGATCCAGTACTATTCGATTATTGTCAGTATAAAGGA GTGGTTGACGTCGTTAAGGACCTTATCGGGACGAAGAACTCCAATTTGTTGGCAATGCACACCATGTTAATAAATAAACCACCTGATAGCG GAAAACTGACCTCACGCCATCCATTGCACCAGGATCTacattattttcctttccGACCAGCGGACTTTATTTGCTGCGCTTGGACCGCTATGGAAAGAGTGAACAGAGCGAATGGTTGCTTAGTTGTGGTGCCGGGCAGTCACAAAGGTGTCCTCCTGCCTCATGAGTATCCTAAATGGGAg GGAGGTGTGAACAAAGCGTACCATGGTATCCAGGACTACGATCCGTCGACTCCAAGACTACACGTTGAAATGGAAGCTGGTGACACGGTGTTCTTCCATCCTATACTTATTCACGGTTCCGGTGCCAACAGAACTGAGG GATTCCGTAAAGCAATCTCGTGCCACTACGCCAATGATGATCTATGTCGTTATATTGATGTGAAGAACACAACTCAAGAG GAAATGTCCAAAGAAATAATCGATATTCTCAAGAAACGAATTCTAAAACAAGGAGCGGACGCTGATGACATGCAAGTTGATTACGCC CTAGGAATTTTATGGCTCGGTGATAACGATGGAAACACCCATATGGTCGTAACTTCGAACTCTGTCGTCATGCGTCACTTAATACTCCTAACTTTAG TTTCTCTGGTGCTCGGCCAGGATTTGACATGCCGAACCACTCAATTCCAGTACTGTCAAGCAATGCTGTCGTCAGGAGTAGGACTAAATGACACGATGTCAGGACAAATGTTCAAG GATTACACTGTCCTGTACAATTGGTTCCTCTATAAATGGGGTCTAACACCGGGAAGCACAACAAATATGCTGAATGTGTGCAA CCAACTAGAGTTTTTCAATGGATGTATGGGTCAGGATCGTGGATGTTTCGCCATTCAAAATCTTGTCGGACAAACTGATTTGAACAAT GCGTTTGCTATCGATGGTACTCTAGCTATGTATCAATTCAACTGTGGACCAGGACTTAATG TACTGCTTCATGAAGGACTTTCTTGTGCACAATTGATCATCAATGGATATCAGAATTATTTACAAGCTTGCGTTACGACGTATATGTCATCAATTACGTATGATTACAATTATGGTTGCAA ATATGTGAAAAATCTGATGAACTGTTGGTCGGCCCCGTTCAACGGCGGCGGTCAAATCCCTTCACCTGACTGCCGTAGAGCCGGGGCCGCTGATGTTTGGTGGGCATGCGAAGCGAACCGTGTGTTCTCTCTCAATCAATTCCCCAATTGTGGATACACTTGTGACG TTCAACGACAATCTGCACTGTTGGAAAGTCATTTGGAAACCCATCATAAG GTTGAAAATGGTGTTCACTTCTACAAAATCCCTGATTACATGGGAATGGTTGAcggaaaaatcacaaaagttGAAGGAGCATGGATGAACAACTAA
- a CDS encoding hypothetical protein (NECATOR_CHRIV.G17278.T1) has product MTKLVVLLGLLTLVSTQQVENCQMTQFNHCNAALQQFWDIDTTNIWNDVNQLNQALISLMRPPYGINNYVTICNGFANFYSCLGPENIYFCLGLVGQVGMGKSPQDAYAYQGLMADWQFKCGTGFFAVYESLTFTSCTQNTYVNYNTEMSNILKDYKNNVTADSGNACKYAQNLMNSYGTIYRNGACRATNPDDGQWYGCESGREYTNAQFRHCQHSTKC; this is encoded by the exons ATGACTAAACTCGTCGTATTACTAG gactATTGACGTTGGTCTCCACACAACAGGTGGAGAACTGTCAAATGACACAGTTCAATCACTGTAATGCTGCTTTACAACAATTCTGGGATATCGA TACTACAAACATCTGGAACGACGTGAATCAACTGAATCAAGCGTTGATTTCTCTGATGCGACCGCCTtatggaataaataattatgtaACCATCTGCAA TGGCTTCGCGAATTTTTACTCTTGCCTCGGTCCGGAGAACATCTACTTCTGTCTTGGTCTCGTAGGACAAGTTGGTATGGGGAAATCTCCCCAGGACGCATACGCGTATCAAGGATTGATGGCTGATTGGCAATTCAAATGTGGAACTGGATTTTTCG CCGTCTACGAAAGCCTCACATTTACGTCATGCACTCAAAATACCTACGTGAACTACAATACCGAAATGTCGAACATTCTTAAAGACTACAAGAACAATGTTACTGCCGATTCTGGGAACGCATGCAA ATACGCTCAAAACCTGATGAATTCGTATGGGACCATTTATCGCAACGGAGCATGCCGAGCCACGAACCCC GACGACGGTCAATGGTATGGTTGTGAATCTGGACGTGAATACACAAATGCTCAATTCAGACATTGTCAACATTCCACTAAATGTTAA
- a CDS encoding hypothetical protein (NECATOR_CHRIV.G17279.T3), whose translation MSTIGEGVLHWEEDGTVLSKEQKQFYEKNGFLLIRNCVPNYELERLKDRFRDLCQGKEVPPNMTVMRDVTIAKSEFVSGEKAITKVQDFQDDPVLFDYCQYKGVVDVVKDLIGTKNSNLLAMHTMLINKPPDSGKLTSRHPLHQDLHYFPFRPADFICCAWTAMERVNRANGCLVVVPGSHKGVLLPHEYPKWEGGVNKAYHGIQDYDPSTPRLHVEMEAGDTVFFHPILIHGSGANRTEGFRKAISCHYANDDLCRYIDVKNTTQEEMSKEIIDILKKRILKQGADADDMQVDYAWATVFDRSVSGHYKGPLIQVSLVLGQDLTCRTTQFQYCQAMLSSGVGLNDTMSGQMFKDYTVLYNWFLYKWGLTPGSTTNMLNVCNQLEFFNGCMGQDRGCFAIQNLVGQTDLNNAFAIDGTLAMYQFNCGPGLNVLLHEGLSCAQLIINGYQNYLQACVTTYMSSITYDYNYGCKYVKNLMNCWSAPFNGGGQIPSPDCRRAGAADVWWACEANRVFSLNQFPNCGYTCDVQRQSALLESHLETHHKVENGVHFYKIPDYMGMVDGKITKVEGAWMNN comes from the exons ATGTCGACTATTGGTGAAGGAGTGCTGCATTGGGAAGAAGATGGTACAGTTTTATCcaaggaacaaaaacaattctacgaaaaaaatggatttttgcTAATCAGAAATTGTGTCCCCAACTATGAGTTGGAACGCTTGAAAGATAGATTCAGG GATCTTTGCCAAGGAAAAGAAGTGCCACCAAATATGACAGTGATGAGAGATGTGACCATTGCTAAATCGGAGTTTGTTAGCGGTGAGAAAGCAATCACCAAGGTCCAGGATTTTCAGGATGATCCAGTACTATTCGATTATTGTCAGTATAAAGGA GTGGTTGACGTCGTTAAGGACCTTATCGGGACGAAGAACTCCAATTTGTTGGCAATGCACACCATGTTAATAAATAAACCACCTGATAGCG GAAAACTGACCTCACGCCATCCATTGCACCAGGATCTacattattttcctttccGACCAGCGGACTTTATTTGCTGCGCTTGGACCGCTATGGAAAGAGTGAACAGAGCGAATGGTTGCTTAGTTGTGGTGCCGGGCAGTCACAAAGGTGTCCTCCTGCCTCATGAGTATCCTAAATGGGAg GGAGGTGTGAACAAAGCGTACCATGGTATCCAGGACTACGATCCGTCGACTCCAAGACTACACGTTGAAATGGAAGCTGGTGACACGGTGTTCTTCCATCCTATACTTATTCACGGTTCCGGTGCCAACAGAACTGAGG GATTCCGTAAAGCAATCTCGTGCCACTACGCCAATGATGATCTATGTCGTTATATTGATGTGAAGAACACAACTCAAGAG GAAATGTCCAAAGAAATAATCGATATTCTCAAGAAACGAATTCTAAAACAAGGAGCGGACGCTGATGACATGCAAGTTGATTACGCC TGGGCAACCGTTTtcgatcgatcagtcagcggtcacTACAAGGGTCCTCTAATCCAAG TTTCTCTGGTGCTCGGCCAGGATTTGACATGCCGAACCACTCAATTCCAGTACTGTCAAGCAATGCTGTCGTCAGGAGTAGGACTAAATGACACGATGTCAGGACAAATGTTCAAG GATTACACTGTCCTGTACAATTGGTTCCTCTATAAATGGGGTCTAACACCGGGAAGCACAACAAATATGCTGAATGTGTGCAA CCAACTAGAGTTTTTCAATGGATGTATGGGTCAGGATCGTGGATGTTTCGCCATTCAAAATCTTGTCGGACAAACTGATTTGAACAAT GCGTTTGCTATCGATGGTACTCTAGCTATGTATCAATTCAACTGTGGACCAGGACTTAATG TACTGCTTCATGAAGGACTTTCTTGTGCACAATTGATCATCAATGGATATCAGAATTATTTACAAGCTTGCGTTACGACGTATATGTCATCAATTACGTATGATTACAATTATGGTTGCAA ATATGTGAAAAATCTGATGAACTGTTGGTCGGCCCCGTTCAACGGCGGCGGTCAAATCCCTTCACCTGACTGCCGTAGAGCCGGGGCCGCTGATGTTTGGTGGGCATGCGAAGCGAACCGTGTGTTCTCTCTCAATCAATTCCCCAATTGTGGATACACTTGTGACG TTCAACGACAATCTGCACTGTTGGAAAGTCATTTGGAAACCCATCATAAG GTTGAAAATGGTGTTCACTTCTACAAAATCCCTGATTACATGGGAATGGTTGAcggaaaaatcacaaaagttGAAGGAGCATGGATGAACAACTAA
- a CDS encoding hypothetical protein (NECATOR_CHRIV.G17279.T2), with translation MVVTSNSVVMRHLILLTLVSLVLGQDLTCRTTQFQYCQAMLSSGVGLNDTMSGQMFKDYTVLYNWFLYKWGLTPGSTTNMLNVCNQLEFFNGCMGQDRGCFAIQNLVGQTDLNNAFAIDGTLAMYQFNCGPGLNVLLHEGLSCAQLIINGYQNYLQACVTTYMSSITYDYNYGCKYVKNLMNCWSAPFNGGGQIPSPDCRRAGAADVWWACEANRVFSLNQFPNCGYTCDVQRQSALLESHLETHHKVENGVHFYKIPDYMGMVDGKITKVEGAWMNN, from the exons ATGGTCGTAACTTCGAACTCTGTCGTCATGCGTCACTTAATACTCCTAACTTTAG TTTCTCTGGTGCTCGGCCAGGATTTGACATGCCGAACCACTCAATTCCAGTACTGTCAAGCAATGCTGTCGTCAGGAGTAGGACTAAATGACACGATGTCAGGACAAATGTTCAAG GATTACACTGTCCTGTACAATTGGTTCCTCTATAAATGGGGTCTAACACCGGGAAGCACAACAAATATGCTGAATGTGTGCAA CCAACTAGAGTTTTTCAATGGATGTATGGGTCAGGATCGTGGATGTTTCGCCATTCAAAATCTTGTCGGACAAACTGATTTGAACAAT GCGTTTGCTATCGATGGTACTCTAGCTATGTATCAATTCAACTGTGGACCAGGACTTAATG TACTGCTTCATGAAGGACTTTCTTGTGCACAATTGATCATCAATGGATATCAGAATTATTTACAAGCTTGCGTTACGACGTATATGTCATCAATTACGTATGATTACAATTATGGTTGCAA ATATGTGAAAAATCTGATGAACTGTTGGTCGGCCCCGTTCAACGGCGGCGGTCAAATCCCTTCACCTGACTGCCGTAGAGCCGGGGCCGCTGATGTTTGGTGGGCATGCGAAGCGAACCGTGTGTTCTCTCTCAATCAATTCCCCAATTGTGGATACACTTGTGACG TTCAACGACAATCTGCACTGTTGGAAAGTCATTTGGAAACCCATCATAAG GTTGAAAATGGTGTTCACTTCTACAAAATCCCTGATTACATGGGAATGGTTGAcggaaaaatcacaaaagttGAAGGAGCATGGATGAACAACTAA
- a CDS encoding hypothetical protein (NECATOR_CHRIV.G17278.T2), with translation MTKLVVLLGLLTLVSTQQVENCQMTQFNHCNAALQQFWDIDTTNIWNDVNQLNQALISLMRPPYGINNYVTICNGFANFYSCLGPENIYFCLGLVGQVGMGKSPQDAYAYQGLMADWQFKCGTGFFAVYESLTFTLQEQCYCRFWERMQIRSKPDEFVWDHLSQRSMPSHEPRRRSMVWL, from the exons ATGACTAAACTCGTCGTATTACTAG gactATTGACGTTGGTCTCCACACAACAGGTGGAGAACTGTCAAATGACACAGTTCAATCACTGTAATGCTGCTTTACAACAATTCTGGGATATCGA TACTACAAACATCTGGAACGACGTGAATCAACTGAATCAAGCGTTGATTTCTCTGATGCGACCGCCTtatggaataaataattatgtaACCATCTGCAA TGGCTTCGCGAATTTTTACTCTTGCCTCGGTCCGGAGAACATCTACTTCTGTCTTGGTCTCGTAGGACAAGTTGGTATGGGGAAATCTCCCCAGGACGCATACGCGTATCAAGGATTGATGGCTGATTGGCAATTCAAATGTGGAACTGGATTTTTCG CCGTCTACGAAAGCCTCACATTTAC ACTACAAGAACAATGTTACTGCCGATTCTGGGAACGCATGCAA ATACGCTCAAAACCTGATGAATTCGTATGGGACCATTTATCGCAACGGAGCATGCCGAGCCACGAACCCC GACGACGGTCAATGGTATGGTTGTGA